A portion of the Calothrix sp. 336/3 genome contains these proteins:
- the hetF gene encoding cell division protein HetF encodes MTQEFHISVTPVGQNDYLVRTEQVATGVPIAEELVSWTVDEWLAAASHLMNDPLKSVLQGDAIARNSVNLVALGQQLYNALFQGTLRDSWMTAQGIAQNRQKVLRLRLGLKDTKLARLPWEVMHAGDRPIATGPYIAFSRYQSGIGGTSPIPTSNMPSPLDDGGIRVLMVMASPTDQVRLDLLKQEAIRLQSELHRNAEGNLHLPEIELTILEQPGREDLTQALEQGRFNILHYSGHSNLGSNGGEIYLVSQRTGLTETLSGDDLAGLLVNNNIQMAVFNSCLGAYTATVDSSGDTGERNLTESLVKRGIRSVLAMSERIPDDVALTLTQLFYRNLSQGYPVDLCVSRVRQGLISAYGSHQMYWALPILYLQSEFTGYLGVGDSFVNETELLDEYDPTLTASPVYSLGTEDTDLSLPIDEMMMPSPLGIVGEQGGLDWLGEEDWGGLVDGIEYDDDPSYAEDSALVSDLFRELDQQGITGEQTSMTAELVNQQSEEDLSDILTSERDLWGNFPPANQQQLTENPGESWDNLQLPPAPEVVTTPSRKAAQKRQQRRKNLTFAGIGAGAIAAMITVGWWWQNQQISQLPDIPTLPNQTQTSALKPENSPANLKTTATNLVTASATEKISRGDIAGGLVVVEELLNRNALSPARTALDLVPKDKLDDPSVNFLKGRLAWQAIQTGDTTYSVDDVRRYWESAVKAKPDDSLYINALGFAYYAEGNINRANDSWFKAVNLALKQQNSSPSATPVSTMAVARPKEALTAYAGLAMGLYKAADSQPGEKREQFVSKAIKIRQKVVSDDPVNFQVKELAKNWLWSEAAIRDWQSLLKVNEGN; translated from the coding sequence GTGACTCAGGAATTTCATATTTCCGTAACCCCGGTGGGACAAAATGACTACCTGGTACGGACAGAACAAGTCGCTACTGGGGTGCCGATCGCAGAAGAACTGGTAAGTTGGACAGTGGATGAATGGCTGGCAGCTGCTAGTCATTTAATGAACGATCCACTGAAGTCGGTGTTGCAAGGTGATGCCATTGCCAGAAATTCTGTCAATTTAGTGGCTTTGGGTCAGCAACTCTATAATGCCCTGTTTCAAGGCACTCTCAGGGATAGTTGGATGACAGCACAGGGTATTGCCCAGAACCGCCAGAAGGTGCTGCGCCTACGTTTGGGATTAAAAGATACCAAATTAGCACGGTTGCCCTGGGAGGTAATGCACGCAGGCGATCGCCCCATCGCCACAGGACCCTATATTGCCTTTTCCCGCTATCAAAGTGGGATTGGGGGGACATCACCCATACCTACCAGTAATATGCCTTCTCCCTTAGATGATGGGGGAATTAGAGTCCTTATGGTGATGGCTTCACCTACCGACCAAGTAAGATTAGATTTATTAAAACAAGAAGCTATTAGATTACAGTCAGAATTACATCGCAATGCCGAAGGGAACTTACATTTACCAGAAATTGAACTCACAATTTTGGAACAACCAGGTAGGGAAGATTTAACCCAAGCCTTGGAACAAGGACGCTTTAATATTCTCCATTACTCTGGTCATAGTAATTTAGGCAGCAATGGCGGTGAAATATATTTAGTCAGTCAGCGCACAGGTTTGACGGAAACCTTGAGTGGTGACGATTTGGCGGGATTACTCGTCAATAATAATATTCAAATGGCGGTATTTAACTCCTGTTTGGGAGCATATACGGCAACGGTTGATTCTAGTGGAGACACTGGAGAACGCAACCTCACAGAAAGCTTAGTCAAGCGGGGGATTAGAAGCGTTTTGGCAATGTCGGAACGTATCCCCGATGATGTGGCACTGACATTAACGCAGTTATTTTATCGCAATTTATCCCAGGGATATCCCGTAGATTTGTGTGTGAGCCGCGTCCGCCAAGGGCTAATATCTGCCTATGGTTCTCACCAGATGTATTGGGCATTACCTATTCTGTATCTCCAGTCAGAATTTACTGGTTATTTGGGTGTAGGTGATAGTTTTGTCAATGAGACAGAGTTATTGGATGAATATGACCCCACCCTGACTGCATCACCTGTATATTCCCTGGGAACGGAAGATACAGATTTATCCCTACCGATAGATGAAATGATGATGCCCTCTCCTCTAGGAATCGTGGGAGAGCAAGGCGGTTTGGATTGGTTAGGGGAGGAAGATTGGGGCGGTTTAGTTGATGGAATTGAGTATGATGATGACCCCAGCTATGCGGAAGATTCTGCTTTAGTTTCAGATTTATTTCGTGAGTTGGATCAACAGGGAATTACTGGTGAGCAAACTTCGATGACAGCAGAGTTAGTAAATCAGCAGTCAGAGGAGGATTTATCCGATATTCTCACCAGTGAGCGGGATTTGTGGGGTAATTTTCCGCCAGCAAACCAACAACAACTCACTGAAAACCCTGGAGAGAGTTGGGATAATTTACAGCTACCACCAGCTCCGGAGGTGGTGACAACTCCCAGTAGAAAAGCTGCCCAAAAACGCCAACAACGTCGGAAAAACTTGACTTTTGCAGGAATAGGAGCAGGGGCGATCGCTGCTATGATCACCGTTGGTTGGTGGTGGCAAAATCAACAAATTTCCCAGTTACCTGATATTCCGACTCTCCCCAATCAAACACAAACCAGCGCTCTCAAACCAGAAAATAGCCCCGCAAATCTCAAAACTACCGCGACAAACTTAGTCACAGCGAGTGCTACGGAAAAAATTAGTCGTGGTGATATTGCAGGGGGACTGGTGGTGGTGGAAGAACTACTTAATCGCAATGCTTTATCTCCTGCCAGAACCGCTTTAGACTTAGTTCCTAAAGATAAATTAGATGACCCCTCAGTCAACTTTTTAAAAGGCAGATTGGCTTGGCAAGCCATACAGACAGGTGATACCACCTACAGTGTGGATGATGTCCGTCGTTACTGGGAAAGTGCCGTCAAAGCCAAACCAGATGATTCCTTATATATTAATGCCTTAGGTTTTGCCTACTACGCAGAAGGTAATATCAACCGTGCCAATGACTCTTGGTTTAAAGCGGTAAATTTGGCATTAAAACAGCAGAATTCCTCGCCCAGCGCTACCCCCGTTTCCACCATGGCTGTTGCCCGTCCTAAGGAAGCTTTGACAGCTTATGCTGGTTTAGCTATGGGATTATATAAAGCTGCTGATAGTCAACCTGGAGAGAAAAGGGAACAATTTGTCAGTAAAGCAATAAAAATACGCCAAAAGGTAGTTAGTGACGACCCTGTGAATTTTCAAGTCAAGGAATTGGCAAAAAATTGGTTATGGTCAGAAGCTGCTATCCGAGATTGGCAAAGCTTGCTGAAGGTGAATGAAGGGAATTAA
- a CDS encoding 6-carboxytetrahydropterin synthase — MQCIVNRRAQFSASHRYWFPELSEAENLEKFGACSRFPGHGHNYVLFISLAGELDEYGMVLNLSDVKHVIKREVTSQLDFSYLNDVWAEFQQTLPTTENIARVIWQKLAPHLPLVRVQLFEHPELWADYTGNGMEAYLTISTHFSAAHRLAHPRLSNEENFEIYGKCARPHGHGHNYHLEVTVKGKIDDRTGMLVDLGALNQIITDYVVEPFDHTFLNKDIAFFGENVPTAENIALYISNLLRSPIQNIGASLHKIKLIESPNNSCEIFCSDVDAPSIPSGVSQPVLAQV, encoded by the coding sequence ATGCAATGCATAGTCAATCGCCGCGCTCAGTTTTCGGCTAGTCACCGCTATTGGTTTCCAGAACTGAGTGAAGCGGAAAATCTTGAAAAATTTGGTGCTTGTTCTCGATTTCCCGGACATGGACATAATTATGTCTTATTTATTTCTTTGGCAGGGGAATTAGACGAATATGGCATGGTGTTGAATTTATCCGATGTCAAGCACGTAATTAAGCGGGAAGTTACCAGTCAGCTGGACTTTTCCTATCTGAATGATGTGTGGGCAGAATTTCAGCAAACCTTGCCAACAACAGAAAATATTGCACGGGTAATCTGGCAGAAGTTAGCACCTCACTTGCCTTTAGTCCGCGTACAGTTGTTTGAACATCCAGAACTTTGGGCAGATTATACGGGAAACGGTATGGAAGCTTATCTCACCATTAGTACTCATTTCAGTGCCGCTCACAGGTTAGCTCATCCCCGATTGAGTAACGAAGAGAATTTTGAGATTTATGGTAAATGTGCGCGTCCCCACGGACATGGGCATAATTATCATTTGGAAGTGACAGTTAAGGGCAAAATCGACGATCGCACCGGTATGCTGGTTGATTTGGGAGCATTAAACCAAATTATTACAGATTATGTAGTAGAACCCTTTGACCATACTTTCTTAAATAAAGACATTGCCTTTTTCGGGGAGAATGTACCCACCGCCGAAAATATTGCCTTGTATATTAGTAATTTGTTGCGATCACCCATCCAAAACATCGGAGCAAGTTTACACAAAATTAAGCTGATTGAAAGTCCTAACAACTCCTGTGAGATTTTCTGTTCAGATGTGGATGCTCCATCCATTCCCTCTGGAGTCAGTCAACCTGTTTTAGCGCAAGTGTAA
- a CDS encoding PrsW family glutamic-type intramembrane protease, which translates to MTDFYSLLAVFLWAVIPPLLFLLYYSWRVSSAPPLPRLLLFFIFGVISGAIALFLSFGWEIQAHRFWQWQVFKRTFGGIFLRQLLQVSPIEESCKLAAVAIPVGFFQRRYRLRPSSIFLFSLASALGFSAHENWIYLFHETSSPVERLIGTPGHAIFSAPWGYALALSLGARMRLSGHQPPQVNILSYWLQSVLFHALANTISSTWGFSLPLRLLSYAFFPFMLWMFWRLEQYFRKIQGKLPIVLISGYTPLQRYWQRGLVLFTVILAGNAILGLFLLIRIVATVPPVLILSTKFLWFILSRSLLNILFAAIAWFVYRYLRYLARRRFF; encoded by the coding sequence GTGACTGATTTTTATTCTCTTCTTGCAGTATTTTTATGGGCAGTCATCCCACCACTGCTATTTTTACTCTACTATTCTTGGCGCGTTTCCTCTGCACCACCCCTGCCACGACTGTTATTATTTTTTATTTTTGGGGTAATCTCCGGCGCGATCGCCCTCTTTCTCAGTTTCGGTTGGGAAATTCAAGCCCATCGTTTTTGGCAGTGGCAGGTATTTAAACGCACCTTTGGTGGTATCTTTCTTCGGCAACTACTGCAAGTTAGCCCCATAGAAGAAAGCTGTAAACTTGCGGCTGTCGCTATTCCTGTGGGGTTTTTCCAGCGTCGTTATCGCTTGCGACCTAGCAGTATCTTTTTATTCAGTCTTGCCTCCGCCTTGGGATTTAGCGCCCACGAAAACTGGATTTACCTGTTCCATGAAACCTCTTCCCCCGTGGAAAGGTTAATTGGTACACCTGGTCATGCTATTTTTTCTGCTCCCTGGGGATATGCTCTTGCCTTGTCTCTGGGGGCAAGGATGCGTTTATCTGGGCATCAACCACCCCAAGTAAATATACTTAGCTATTGGTTGCAGTCTGTGCTATTTCATGCCCTGGCTAATACTATTTCTAGTACCTGGGGCTTCTCTCTACCCCTGCGTCTACTTAGTTATGCCTTTTTCCCCTTCATGTTATGGATGTTTTGGCGCTTGGAGCAATATTTCCGCAAAATTCAAGGTAAGTTGCCCATCGTCCTCATCTCTGGCTACACACCCTTACAGCGTTACTGGCAAAGGGGTTTAGTTCTGTTTACGGTGATTTTAGCTGGTAATGCGATTTTGGGATTATTCCTGTTAATTCGTATTGTGGCGACAGTTCCACCTGTGCTGATTTTAAGCACAAAGTTTCTGTGGTTTATACTTAGTCGCAGCCTGTTAAATATCCTTTTTGCCGCGATCGCCTGGTTTGTCTATCGTTATCTCCGTTATCTAGCTAGACGAAGATTTTTTTAA
- a CDS encoding class I SAM-dependent methyltransferase: MNAAVKNSPGLASQLVNGILAIKPIADIAKHQARQMMIKRAEKIGVAWRQEVETLKQHNWEGELAEVENPQLNYPDYYLTSFHAYEKGNMSWDAAWEVEVAARAVHAKIWQGAGAKGDAKLRYSYHHILKEQLKTPPQDILDLGCSVGMSTFALQALYPEAKLTGVDLSPYFLAVAHYQAQKREANINWVHAAAETTGLQSSSFDLVSIFLVCHELPQIPTKQIFAEARRLLRPGGHLAIMDMNPKAEAFLKMPPYILTLLKSTEPYLDEYFSLDIQQALVEVGFHTPTITPNSPRHRTVIAQVSD; this comes from the coding sequence ATGAATGCTGCTGTCAAAAACTCTCCAGGTTTAGCTTCCCAATTGGTCAATGGCATCTTAGCAATTAAACCCATCGCTGATATTGCCAAGCACCAAGCCAGACAGATGATGATTAAACGGGCAGAAAAAATTGGTGTAGCCTGGAGACAGGAAGTTGAAACCCTAAAACAACATAATTGGGAAGGGGAACTAGCTGAGGTCGAAAATCCTCAGTTAAATTATCCTGACTATTACCTGACTTCTTTCCATGCCTATGAAAAGGGTAATATGAGTTGGGATGCCGCTTGGGAAGTGGAAGTTGCTGCTCGTGCTGTTCATGCCAAGATTTGGCAAGGTGCAGGGGCAAAAGGTGATGCTAAATTACGCTACAGTTACCATCACATTCTCAAAGAGCAACTGAAAACTCCGCCTCAGGATATTCTCGATTTAGGTTGTAGTGTAGGTATGAGTACCTTTGCTTTGCAAGCACTATACCCGGAAGCGAAACTAACAGGGGTAGATTTATCTCCCTATTTTTTGGCTGTTGCCCACTACCAAGCTCAAAAGCGCGAAGCTAATATTAATTGGGTTCACGCTGCGGCGGAAACTACGGGCTTGCAAAGTAGCAGTTTTGACCTAGTATCGATTTTCTTGGTGTGCCATGAATTACCCCAGATACCGACAAAGCAAATTTTTGCCGAAGCGCGACGACTATTGCGTCCCGGCGGTCATTTAGCGATTATGGATATGAACCCAAAAGCGGAAGCTTTTCTCAAAATGCCACCCTATATCTTGACTTTGCTCAAAAGCACTGAACCCTATCTAGATGAATATTTCTCCCTAGATATTCAGCAAGCGTTAGTGGAGGTAGGTTTTCACACTCCGACTATTACTCCTAATAGTCCCCGACATCGCACCGTGATCGCACAAGTGAGTGACTGA
- the mscL gene encoding large conductance mechanosensitive channel protein MscL, producing MARRSGGLFREFQEFALKGNVVDLAIAVIIGGAFGKIVESFTTDVIMPLINPLVSMAGKDWRTFAVGPGILVGKFLGTVLDFLIIAFVLFLAIRAINRFKRKEEVEAAAAPPDPNIVAQERLTDALDRLNTTMQSRG from the coding sequence ATGGCTAGAAGAAGCGGTGGGTTATTCAGGGAGTTTCAGGAATTTGCCCTCAAAGGCAATGTGGTAGATTTGGCGATCGCCGTCATTATCGGTGGAGCTTTCGGCAAAATCGTGGAGTCTTTCACCACAGATGTGATTATGCCTCTGATTAACCCCCTAGTCTCTATGGCGGGTAAAGATTGGCGCACTTTTGCTGTCGGTCCAGGTATCCTTGTAGGAAAATTTCTCGGTACCGTTTTAGATTTTTTAATTATTGCTTTCGTGCTGTTTCTTGCTATTCGTGCCATCAATCGCTTCAAACGCAAAGAAGAAGTCGAAGCAGCAGCAGCACCTCCCGACCCCAATATTGTTGCCCAAGAACGGCTAACTGATGCCCTAGATCGCTTAAATACAACTATGCAGTCACGGGGATAG
- a CDS encoding DUF3352 domain-containing protein, with protein sequence MSQGKAKFIVPAVGAAVIAIGGIGAYMYLKGGPSGDISGAVGSAKVVPDDAVMATYISTDPQAWAKLEQFGTPEAQKLVNKGLEEMNKGMADSGISYDKDLKPWVGGVMVALLPPTAAKPAQANLNTPQTQEPNVLMVVGIKDKLKALDFANKLKADKTVTSKEIDYKGEKITETSGKGKPTYSAIVKDYVVFSQEKNLVEQAIDTSKGEPSFASKEGANAVLSKGVELQNTLAQIYVPNYSGMIEQLVATNPQAKAQLTPQTLKQLKQVKSMVAGVGIDDAGIRMKAVANLDPQLVKFQYQNTDSKVVSQLPGDTIALVSGQGVSTWWSAMVEQSKDYPEIKQVLEQARTQLKTAVNLDLDKEVFGWMSGEFGIAAIPSDKGILAPVGFGGAMIFHTSDRKTAEGTFTKLDTWAKSQRVNVAQANLGGKNITEWQVPGQGAVVSHGWLDDKTLFVALGGPIAEAIATPPSQSLDKSDSFKAITGSLQKPNGGYFYLDMDKTMTLVNRFYSAQKQTVPAEASAILASIKGFGVTAASPDKSSSQVEMLLALKPKTAK encoded by the coding sequence ATGTCACAAGGTAAAGCTAAATTTATTGTTCCTGCCGTTGGTGCTGCTGTCATTGCCATCGGTGGTATTGGTGCTTACATGTATCTCAAAGGGGGACCTTCAGGAGATATTTCTGGGGCGGTTGGTAGTGCTAAGGTGGTGCCAGATGATGCAGTCATGGCAACCTATATTTCTACTGACCCCCAAGCATGGGCAAAATTAGAACAGTTTGGGACTCCCGAAGCACAAAAGCTGGTAAATAAAGGTTTAGAAGAAATGAATAAGGGAATGGCTGATAGTGGCATTTCCTACGACAAAGACTTAAAACCTTGGGTTGGTGGGGTGATGGTTGCTTTATTACCACCAACTGCGGCAAAACCAGCTCAAGCAAATCTCAATACTCCCCAAACCCAGGAACCGAATGTCCTGATGGTGGTGGGTATCAAAGATAAATTAAAAGCCTTAGACTTTGCTAATAAGTTAAAGGCAGATAAAACCGTCACTTCTAAGGAAATTGACTACAAAGGTGAGAAAATCACCGAAACCTCTGGGAAGGGTAAACCCACCTACAGCGCCATTGTTAAGGATTATGTGGTATTTTCCCAGGAAAAAAACTTGGTTGAGCAGGCAATTGATACCTCTAAAGGAGAACCATCCTTTGCCAGTAAGGAAGGGGCAAATGCTGTCCTGAGTAAGGGTGTAGAGTTACAAAATACCCTGGCACAAATCTACGTACCGAATTATTCTGGGATGATAGAGCAATTAGTTGCCACTAATCCCCAAGCAAAAGCTCAATTGACTCCCCAAACCTTGAAACAGTTGAAGCAAGTCAAATCAATGGTTGCTGGCGTGGGTATCGATGATGCGGGTATTAGAATGAAAGCTGTGGCAAATTTAGATCCACAGTTGGTGAAGTTTCAGTATCAAAATACAGATAGTAAGGTTGTTTCCCAATTACCTGGGGATACCATTGCTTTAGTCAGTGGACAAGGTGTCAGCACTTGGTGGTCAGCGATGGTTGAGCAGTCGAAGGATTACCCAGAAATCAAGCAAGTATTAGAACAAGCACGCACCCAGTTGAAAACTGCCGTCAATCTTGACCTCGATAAGGAAGTTTTTGGCTGGATGAGTGGGGAGTTTGGCATTGCCGCAATTCCTTCTGATAAGGGTATTTTAGCCCCTGTGGGTTTTGGTGGAGCGATGATTTTCCATACTAGCGATCGCAAAACCGCAGAGGGTACTTTTACTAAACTGGATACCTGGGCAAAAAGCCAACGGGTAAATGTTGCTCAAGCAAATCTGGGTGGTAAGAATATCACTGAGTGGCAAGTCCCTGGTCAGGGTGCAGTAGTTTCCCATGGTTGGCTAGATGACAAAACTCTGTTTGTGGCTTTAGGTGGTCCCATTGCAGAGGCGATCGCCACTCCTCCTAGTCAATCTTTAGATAAAAGCGACAGTTTCAAAGCAATTACAGGTTCTTTACAGAAACCCAACGGTGGTTATTTCTATCTAGACATGGACAAAACCATGACCCTAGTTAACCGTTTCTATTCTGCTCAAAAACAAACCGTACCCGCCGAAGCTAGTGCTATTCTCGCTTCTATCAAGGGGTTTGGTGTGACAGCAGCCAGCCCTGATAAGTCTAGCAGTCAAGTAGAAATGCTACTGGCACTCAAGCCAAAAACTGCAAAATAG
- a CDS encoding M1 family metallopeptidase, producing MSHFYFDTENSRHKSFELPGAKPHYNPDRPGQVEHIFLDLDLNIPDQSFQGKCNITLSPIRNGIDHLILDGVNLRIASVMVDDVIQKYDYDGEKLSIYLSTPTQIDKKIVVAIAYAVEKPQRGIYFIQPDKNYPQKPTQVWTQGEDEDSRFWFPCFDYPGQLSKSEIRVRVPKPLRAISNGELISITEEAHHQIYHWSQQQIHPTYLMTLAVGDFAEIRDEWRGKPVTYYVEKGREEDGKRSMGKTPRMMEFLSEKYGYLYPYPKYAQVCVDDFIFGGMENTSTTLLTDRCLLDERAIIDNRNTESLVVHELAHQWFGDLVVIKHWSHAWIKEGMASYSEVMWTEQEYGAQEATYYRLHEARSYLAEDSGRYRRPMVTHIYREAIELYDRHIYEKGSCVYHMIRTELGDELFWQAMQTFVQDNAHRTVETVDLLRAIEKATGRNLLFLFDQYVFRGGHPDYKVAYSWDGDAKLAKVTVTQTQATEGNSPHQNGLFDLKIPIGFGYRQDNQPPKLQTFPVRVHEKEQSFYFPLETKPDFVSFDVGNNYLKTVSLEYALPELKAQLELDPNPISRIYAAEALAKKGGLEAVNILATALRGDNFWGVRVEVARQLAEIKLDQVFTALLPGLEDESAFVRRGVIEALGTIKTYDSYQAIKAVIKGGDSSYYVEATAARVLGGIAAAHTQDKPKEEKVIKLLKSVLTERAGWNEVVRSGAIAGLATLKTSEAALDLILEYTQVGVPQALRLSAIRALGKISVGQTPPNLERILETLSALSRETFFLTQVAVVVALGQMETPKAIGTLRSLKEQSPDARVRRYAEEEITKVQKNIGTDNAVRQLRTELDEMKKQNQELRSRLENLEAKSKE from the coding sequence ATGTCTCATTTTTATTTTGATACAGAAAATTCTCGGCATAAATCCTTTGAGTTACCAGGTGCAAAACCACACTATAATCCTGATCGCCCTGGACAAGTGGAACATATTTTCCTCGATCTTGACTTGAATATTCCTGACCAAAGTTTTCAAGGCAAGTGTAACATTACTCTCTCGCCTATCCGTAATGGTATTGACCATTTAATTTTGGATGGGGTGAATTTGCGGATTGCTTCAGTTATGGTTGATGATGTCATCCAAAAATATGACTATGACGGGGAAAAGTTATCAATTTACTTGAGTACACCCACTCAAATAGACAAAAAAATAGTTGTGGCGATCGCCTATGCTGTGGAAAAACCCCAACGTGGTATCTATTTTATTCAGCCAGACAAAAATTATCCCCAGAAACCTACCCAAGTTTGGACTCAAGGGGAGGATGAAGACTCACGTTTTTGGTTCCCTTGCTTCGATTATCCCGGACAATTGTCAAAGAGTGAAATTCGCGTTCGTGTTCCCAAACCCTTGAGAGCTATCTCTAACGGTGAATTAATCTCCATCACAGAAGAAGCCCACCATCAAATTTACCACTGGTCACAACAGCAAATTCACCCTACCTACTTGATGACCCTCGCTGTCGGTGATTTTGCGGAGATTCGGGACGAGTGGCGAGGTAAACCTGTCACCTACTACGTAGAAAAGGGTCGGGAAGAGGACGGCAAACGCAGTATGGGGAAAACTCCCCGGATGATGGAATTTCTCAGCGAGAAATATGGTTATCTTTACCCTTACCCCAAGTATGCTCAAGTCTGCGTTGATGACTTTATTTTTGGGGGGATGGAAAATACTTCTACCACCCTGCTCACAGATAGATGTTTGCTAGATGAACGGGCAATTATTGATAATCGTAACACCGAGAGTTTAGTAGTTCATGAGCTTGCCCACCAATGGTTTGGAGATTTGGTGGTGATTAAGCATTGGTCCCATGCTTGGATTAAGGAAGGTATGGCTTCCTACTCTGAGGTGATGTGGACGGAACAGGAGTATGGAGCCCAGGAAGCAACGTATTATCGGTTACATGAGGCTCGCAGCTACTTAGCAGAAGATAGTGGGCGTTACCGTCGTCCCATGGTGACTCACATTTACCGCGAAGCCATCGAATTGTACGATCGCCACATCTACGAGAAGGGGTCATGTGTGTATCATATGATTCGCACAGAGTTAGGTGATGAGTTATTTTGGCAGGCAATGCAGACATTTGTGCAAGATAACGCCCACCGTACGGTAGAAACTGTAGATTTATTACGGGCGATTGAAAAGGCGACGGGGAGAAATTTATTATTTTTGTTTGACCAGTATGTCTTCCGTGGTGGTCATCCTGATTATAAAGTGGCTTACAGCTGGGATGGGGATGCCAAATTAGCCAAGGTGACAGTCACCCAAACCCAGGCAACAGAAGGAAATAGCCCCCATCAAAATGGTTTATTTGATTTGAAGATTCCCATCGGTTTTGGTTATCGTCAAGACAATCAACCCCCCAAACTACAAACTTTCCCGGTACGGGTGCACGAGAAAGAGCAAAGTTTTTATTTCCCCCTAGAGACTAAACCCGATTTTGTCAGTTTTGATGTGGGTAATAATTACCTGAAAACCGTATCCTTGGAATATGCTTTACCAGAACTCAAAGCCCAGTTAGAATTAGACCCAAACCCGATTTCGCGGATTTATGCAGCAGAAGCATTGGCGAAAAAAGGTGGCTTAGAAGCGGTGAATATTTTGGCTACTGCTTTGCGTGGGGATAATTTTTGGGGTGTGCGGGTGGAAGTTGCCCGACAATTGGCAGAAATTAAACTAGATCAGGTTTTTACCGCTTTGTTACCTGGTTTAGAGGATGAAAGTGCTTTCGTGCGTCGAGGGGTGATTGAGGCTTTAGGAACTATTAAAACCTACGATAGTTATCAAGCAATTAAAGCTGTCATCAAAGGTGGAGATAGTAGTTATTATGTTGAAGCCACAGCTGCCAGGGTTTTGGGGGGAATTGCCGCAGCCCATACCCAGGATAAACCCAAGGAAGAGAAAGTTATTAAGCTGCTGAAATCTGTTTTGACAGAAAGAGCAGGGTGGAATGAGGTAGTACGCAGTGGGGCGATCGCCGGATTAGCTACCCTGAAAACCTCCGAAGCAGCCCTAGATTTAATCCTAGAATACACCCAAGTCGGTGTCCCCCAAGCCCTGCGTTTGTCTGCAATTCGCGCTTTAGGTAAAATTTCCGTCGGGCAAACTCCCCCAAACCTAGAGCGCATCCTAGAAACCCTCTCAGCATTGAGTCGAGAGACATTTTTCCTCACCCAAGTTGCCGTAGTCGTCGCCCTAGGGCAAATGGAGACACCAAAGGCAATCGGTACACTGCGATCGCTCAAAGAACAAAGCCCTGATGCACGAGTACGACGCTACGCAGAAGAGGAAATTACCAAAGTACAAAAAAATATCGGTACCGATAATGCTGTACGACAACTTCGCACAGAATTAGACGAAATGAAAAAACAAAACCAAGAACTTCGCAGTCGTTTAGAAAATTTGGAAGCCAAATCTAAGGAGTAA